A region from the Drosophila mauritiana strain mau12 chromosome 2L, ASM438214v1, whole genome shotgun sequence genome encodes:
- the LOC117150977 gene encoding protein bark beetle isoform X1: protein MKLQRHKTNSQRKSKRHRDPKWGSICLWLLVTLAFSTHLARSQESRQTEDSKEVELLQDNDIDFASLDGATQLLPATRHSGADVTVAPQGSTPSMTSSSSYTELQGGEILSDRILRRSESPYLARDDIEVLRGARLTIEPGVTIEFAPTKGLKINGVLQAVGTPTSRIVLRSQSNTANYKLELPDDQEKGIRLVDGPTPVEGRLQLFHKGAWRSVCSNSRNWTLADYGVACKQLGYRGGRFWNWVERTPGYYPRLLYEQPKCKGGEGSLQDCAWTSRQMGAGACDYHNDLGIQCLPVHSETLGHWRGIYFDNAPSTKALGRDNIVYAAQSESRLKYVDIIRAGSGKGFSAKSAVEVQGLPPQMEHVVISHSAYTGFNSTRPWAGFQLQNVTVRKCNGIGVFVNSSQGAVQLDGCSIVDNAGDGIKYVGHDLRGTERKDRASIYDFCTLPTTSGQTYPISLSFTQKYYSGSSKECGKYFFTRPGYLLTLHFENFVLMQNETATVEIYDGASTNDRLLFEWKARNFTRPQSVTSTREKMFVRIRADARQELNGFFRMTSGDSVAYDLKVSQSTVEDNGGRGVAIDNIRSKLHVHSSSVSGNGHVAGVHVTSGAGDVNITSSNISFNNGAGVNITYYGGNRNISRSALTANKGYGVATWLNHTSDVNRMEYIPFNQTSVVEYSQIAGNLETGVFHGNFCRPIWVNITGNSFNGSQQNDIFIESCYQATANGRPNMQLQLGHNQFKYSQANSIYLSPALNLQGRIEYNMFRFGSYGCLFINNDYIYPEFNYFPVKLIIQSNYFMRNSGVHVVSLGLSPYSRAEVQYILFTRNFVRGNNITEAFGPLIAGSEGSDGAGRLNPRSRVAAPVVVGSSNVDIFRNILHNLDSMYEIGSQLTDQSKIINATCNWLGHTDENKIYARLFHRNDRYNLAKINYLPYLLHSSNPGSTAMITVSTVVPRFFHEGSDVIGGEVDGQDMVPAGTYTVTKDINIRPGGKLILQPGTTLKFEPSVGMMVAGKLEARGRRPDDILFTLKRETIMGESNDTETIDLDSETEAIDMETEVIPADGVPRVPVRLVGGAGANEGRLQVYLKGRWGTVCDYGWNVLNAALVCHQLGYSLNPQDWRLLRSQLPNAGTSEDILMANVRCTLQDRDVTKCRAEYEFENTCSHENDVGLRCYEGAWAGVRFSMLAERADLQYLTVEKAGLFDYTTNAFKPAVQMDHARHNLENVRIVNNLQDGLGIIYADIYAGKSVNNIKNSEFSGNKGSGISLRQLDFRVSGSIIKDNKGSGVSHDAVISALDQKEIGGWFNMATDFNSFDTDYDPYLLPHEISNIDLGTFEHKYIRTEELLGQNINRKIVVQCPAGYVIGIQLLNPIHNLSTESINILNARTENIRSDLWQVKRDLNVFPVTSSSYGIIIYYESGLQALGGAVLMLSTVTAPVQNIRNRIVSGAVPTLTIRSTKIQKNLRGITGIYYNRYIGDNGEYYLRKANESIKLINSELSYNEREAILIRSPFWDVISSNLSEVTLHVNGSLITQNGLGIRQMSKDLRSSNNLFHYVIQDTTFEQNTHGGFQVSLPYVWQYNENFTHSIYFGNSTWQRNRDFRISVSGHYTVFNITSNVFRENICPGALISLDGMEKRLRFDNNRFESNNAKFVLLFKADSLSEIIGQVPASIEFNSFKGNNIVTMTANYRNHYMKVARRIRKQHKIPTAVIRLDGVQNVRLYRNLIAENEMDYNLVAGVRSARLNNYFEARENWWGTKDTAFIEAKIFDFDNWNDHADVIYQPFLIEDSYDASVSVVVPFNQDQEIDLSTYRGGRVYKDLLLTKQSTPYYISSDITVMPGKTLTINHGVTMEFEPNVGILVLGTLVAIGYRESPIVMRPFRNATRESLIDVQPKKRALEDMSAPLTEFDSIRLCTSANNCTGDADGLFGLNEGFLEYFNHTTLQWVPICDSRFTERNAQVVCRELGYDPLNVYYGHDRRIEFHTNSLTRIWSWVQPLECRGDEERMEDCAERLNGQLYGHRHECRWDDVFVFVSCNGIADDEVYWGGIRFANSKFEEIQYEHRLHNTRSHARLPLRDSQLEFVRIEQAGILHNHKAAAIQAIHKNPSITSVSIENSANHGINMIAPSGKLNLNHLNINNTLGTGISIVSLSGEGRDSDESSFTPLKKLDLPYKLFSLVDICDPQKVLTIEERMLIYYKYDNNPVNCVKIFTSAFRAKPIGFRLLQSNLFNHSKLYGRTDFIKLYDGDIYNVTATYLGKIESDTDNQRSFFKTKGPTMSLQLVASGAPETHGFIAEVVTVPISTLGQYRDALHNITDTHISGAIKGAVTYSSAGEVTPTLTLIGNRIEKNCRQLYGNFSTCASALNLDVQNMNSLYFMNNLVTENQGGLRIRADSRGSATSLRGFVHHNLFMRNRNRPALFVEGRQSSPYQEVELYRNYFAQNMAGYEDVIRLCQVVSNFSYNYVHSNVGGRIMEVSGFEKVRLQIYQTTAHNGFYRNFATNWMTRATIVAGTAGQQYVDNIFENHENDYELLTVNNSILSFDYENRTFETWSSKIDARHNYWSYNNSISVQSRIRDKSDDPMLLEVLAVPFQMNNETILDGKCPPGWALVHDTCFIYVGAPMTFHEARDFCRSENSTMPFLRTDKTTLWKYLQSQMRHLKYPDKVWIQDYNHIDRCTNFVFGEIEIEDCNKERGFICESDPRVIIDPLSWRADIFAISIISAFVLAIILLILVAFCWFAKSKHRHTQRLQRRNSIRQSLRSLNSIDPQGSLRRRPNYNMSSNGTLSKGQDYKQMVANGSIDSMDKSVLSSEAGSFEGYEQKPHYNEYVNQNALRPAQPAQDHQSHKVATISKASGHRARAAAAAAAALEPDAFELSYRNEGFRDNSTYGGNTRANSISTSVAEDTPIIHHTDQEIDEGGSDYYGNASTLPLRTEGGTPAGRRGQPGLAFLSELKQNLPEYQRSSHSSFMPHRSSGDSLPFDQKLDQFNYSTESSLYRPAPAVPSSQQATPADMRRPDSYYTAVRSSKAPVSHYRTPRPLAQPPAAPNVAPSGGPAQRRPKTVYQTASEESSPTTPSPLTNQYHRSKSEALLETDFDGDGGSAGLQPLQTNGRSHSQPLETAM, encoded by the exons ATGAAGCTGCAACGTCATAAAACCAACAGCCAGCGAAAAAGTAAACGCCACAGGGATCCAAAATGGGGCAGCATATGTTTATGGCTGCTCGTAACGCTGGCTTTTTCGACCCACTTGGCACGGAGCCAAGAAAGTCGGCAAACGGAGGACTCCAAAGAGGTGGAACTGCTGCAGGATAATGACATCGATTTCGCCAGTCTCGATGGCGCCACCCAACTTTTGCCAGCAACCCGACATTCCGGCGCAGACGTCACCGTGGCGCCACAAGGTTCCACCCCATCGATGACGTCATCTTCGTCGTACACCGAGCTGCAAGGCGGCGAAATCCTCAGCGACCGAATCCTGCGGCGCAGCGAGAGTCCTTACTTGGCACGCGACGATATCGAGGTCCTGCGTGGAGCCCGTTTGACCATCGAACCGGGTGTTACCATCGAATTCGCCCCCACCAAAGGACTCAAAATCAACGGCGTCCTGCAGGCGGTG GGCACACCAACCTCCAGAATTGTGTTGAGATCCCAGAGCAACACTGCCAACTACAAGCTGGAGCTGCCCGATGACCAAGAGAAGGGCATTCGACTGGTGGATGGACCCACTCCAGTGGAGGGCAGACTGCAGCTTTTCCACAAGGGTGCATGGCGATCGGTTTGCTCCAATTCCAGAAA TTGGACATTGGCGGATTATGGAGTGGCTTGTAAGCAGCTGGGCTACAGAGGCGGCAGATTCTGGAACTGGGTGGAGCGAACGCCAGGATATTATCCCCGTCTCCTGTACGAGCAGCCCAAGTGCAAAGGTGGCGAAGGAAGTCTTCAGGATTGCGCTTGGACCTCCCGACAAATGGGAGCTGGTGCGTGTGATTATCACAACGATCTGGGCATCCAATGCCTGCCCGTCCATTCCGAAACTTTGGGCCATTGGCGAGGCATATACTTCGATAATGCGCCATCCACAAAGGCTCTGGGCAGGGATAATATCGTATATGCGGCCCAATCGGAGTCACGTCTGAAATATGTGGACATCATAAGGGCAGGAAGTGGCAAAGGATTCAGTGCCAAGTCGGCGGTCGAAGTCCAAGGATTACCTCCACAAATGGAGCACGTGGTGATCAGTCACTCGGCCTACACGGGATTCAATAGCACACGTCCCTGGGCAGGATTCCAGCTACAAAATGTCACCGTGAGGAAATGCAATGGCATTGGAGTCTTCGTCAACTCGAGTCAGGGCGCAGTGCAATTGGATGGATGCTCCATCGTGGATAACGCTGGAGATGGCATCAAATATGTGGGACACGATTTGAGGGGAACGGAAAGGAAGGATCGTGCCAGCATATATGACTTTTGCACTCTGCCCACAACGTCGGGGCAAACGTATCCCATTTCGCTGTCCTTCACGCAGAAATATTACTCAGGATCTAGCAAGGAGTGTGGCAAGTACTTCTTCACACGACCAGGATATCTACTCACCCTCCATTTCGAGAACTTTGTCCTGATGCAAAACGAAACTGCCACAGTGGAAATTTACGATGGAGCCTCGACAAACGATCGTCTGCTGTTCGAATGGAAGGCCAGGAATTTTACGAGGCCGCAAAGTGTCACCTCAACGAGGGAGAAAATGTTTGTGAGGATACGAGCGGATGCCAGGCAGGAGCTAAATGGTTTCTTCCGGATGACGTCCGGCGACTCGGTTGCCTACGATCTTAAGGTATCGCAATCCACGGTGGAGGATAATGGAGGTCGTGGTGTGGCCATCGACAATATAAGATCCAAGCTGCATGTGCACAGTAGCTCCGTCTCCGGAAACGGCCATGTGGCAGGAGTTCATGTGACGAGTGGAGCTGGAGACGTGAACATAACCAGCTCCAACATAAGCTTCAACAATGGCGCTGGCGTTAACATCACCTATTACGGTGGCAATCGGAACATCTCCAGATCGGCCTTGACTGCCAACAAGGGATATGGCGTAGCCACTTGGCTGAATCACACATCGGACGTAAATCGAATGGAGTACATACCCTTTAACCAAACCAGCGTGGTGGAGTACTCGCAAATCGCCGGTAACCTGGAGACTGGAGTCTTCCACGGCAACTTCTGTCGTCCCATTTGGGTGAACATCACGGGAAACAGCTTCAACGGTAGTCAACAAAATGATATATTCATTGAATCCTGCTACCAAGCCACTGCCAATGGACGACCCAACATGCAACTCCAGCTAGGACATAATCAGTTTAAATACTCCCAGGCGAACTCCATATATCTGAGCCCAGCTTTGAATCTTCAAGGACGCATCGAATACAATATGTTCCGCTTTGGTTCCTATGGTTGTCTGTTCATCAACAACGACTACATATATCCGGAGTTTAATTATTTCCCGGTCAAGCTGATCATACAGAGTAACTACTTCATGAGAAACAGCGGAGTCCATGTGGTTTCTCTGGGTCTATCGCCCTACAGCAGAGCTGAAGTACAGTATATACTCTTCACGAGGAACTTTGTGAGAGGTAACAATATTACGGAGGCTTTTGGTCCTCTAATCGCAGGCTCAGAAGGCAGTGATGGTGCTGGCCGACTTAATCCGCGATCCCGAGTGGCAGCGCCCGTTGTCGTGGGATCAAGTAATGTTGACATATTCCGGAACATACTGCACAATCTGGATTCCATGTATGAAATTGGCTCACAACTCACTGATCAAAGTAAGATCATCAACGCCACTTGCAATTGGCTGGGTCACACGGATGAGAACAAGATATACGCTCGTCTCTTCCATCGCAACGATCGCTATAATTTGGCGAAAATAAACTATCTACCATACCTGTTGCACAGCTCCAATCCAGGTTCCACTGCAATGATTACGGTTTCCACTGTGGTTCCCCGATTTTTCCACGAGGGAAGCGACGTCATTGGTGGCGAAGTCGATGGTCAGGATATGGTTCCAGCTGGAACGTATACCGTAACCAAGGACATCAATATCAGACCTGGTGGTAAGCTCATACTCCAACCCGGTACCACTCTCAAATTCGAACCCAGTGTGGGAATGATGGTGGCAGGAAAATTGGAAGCCAGAGGACGCAGACCCGATGATATACTCTTCACTTTGAAGCGGGAAACAATTATGGGCGAATCAAATGACACGGAAACCATCGACCTGGATAGCGAAACTGAGGCCATAGATATGGAAACGGAAGTAATACCCGCGGATGGTGTACCTCGAGTTCCAGTTCGCTTGGTCGGAGGAGCGGGTGCCAATGAGGGAAGACTTCAGGTTTACCTAAAGGGACGATGGGGCACTGTGTGTGATTATGGCTGGAATGTCCTGAATGCAGCTCTGGTTTGCCACCAATTGGGCTACTCCCTGAACCCTCAGGATTGGAGACTACTTCGCTCGCAATTACCGAATGCTGGCACTTCCGAGGACATTTTGATGGCCAATGTCAGGTGTACACTTCAGGATCGAGACGTGACCAAGTGCCGGGCTGAGTACGAGTTCGAAAACACCTGCAGCCATGAAAACGATGTGGGTCTCAGGTGCTATGAGGGTGCCTGGGCTGGTGTTCGTTTCAGTATGTTGGCCGAAAGGGCGGATCTACAGTATCTAACTGTGGAAAAGGCCGGACTTTTCGATTATACCACCAATGCCTTTAAGCCCGCTGTTCAGATGGATCATGCGCGTCACAATCTGGAAAACGTAAGAATCGTGAACAATCTGCAAGACGGCTTGGGTATTATATACGCCGACATATATGCTGGCAAGTCAGTGAACAACATCAAAAACTCGGAATTCTCTGGCAATAAGGGAAGTGGAATTAGTCTAAGACAACTGGACTTCAGAGTCTCAGGATCCATTATCAAGGACAACAAAGGCAGTGGTGTTTCTCATGATGCCGTGATATCAGCATTGGATCAAAAGGAAATCGGGGGATGGTTTAACATGGCCACAGATTTCAATTCGTTCGATACCGACTACGATCCTTACCTCTTGCCCcacgaaataagcaatatcgACTTGGGAACCTTCGAACACAAGTACATAAGAACTGAAGAGCTACTGGGACAAAATATCAATCGCAAAATAGTGGTTCAATGCCCGGCAGGCTATGTCATTGGAATTCAGCTCTTGAATCCCATACACAATCTGTCCACAGAGAGCATTAACATCCTGAATGCCAGGACAGAGAATATTAGAAGTGATCTGTGGCAAGTTAAGCGAGACTTAAACGTATTCCCAGTAACCAGCAGCAGTTATGGCATTATCATCTACTACGAAAGCGGCCTGCAGGCCTTGGGAGGAGCTGTTTTGATGCTGAGCACAGTCACAGCTCCAGTGCAAAACATAAGGAATCGCATTGTCAGCGGTGCTGTGCCCACTCTAACCATTCGATCAACGAAGATACAAAAGAATTTGAGGGGTATTACGGGCATCTACTACAATCGCTACATAGGCGACAATGGAGAGTATTATTTGAGGAAAGCCAACGAATCAATTAAGCTCATCAACTCTGAGCTCAGCTACAATGAACGAGAAGCTATACTTATAAGGTCACCATTCTGGGATGTGATATCGAGTAACTTATCAGAGGTTACCCTTCATGTCAATGGTTCGCTAATCACTCAAAATGGACTTGGAATACGACAAATGTCGAAGGATCTGCGTTCGTCGAACAACCTGTTCCATTACGTCATACAGGATACTACATTCGAGCAGAATACTCATGGAGGCTTTCAG GTGTCTTTGCCATACGTGTGGCAATACAACGAAAACTTCACCCATTCGATTTATTTCGGCAACAGCACCTGGCAAAGAAATCGCGACTTCcgcatttccgtttccggtcaCTATACGGTCTTCAATATAACCTCCAATGTCTTTAGAGAGAATATCTGCCCTGGAGCTCTGATATCTCTAGATGGAATGGAAAAGCGACTTCGTTTCGACAACAATCGTTTTGAGTCGAATAACGCCAAGTTTGTGCTGCTTTTCAAGGCGGATTCCCTAAGTGAAATCATTGGACAAGTACCTGCCAGCATCGAATTTAACAGCTTCaaaggaaataatattgttaCCATGACGGCAAACTACAGGAATCACTACATGAAAGTGGCCAGAAGGATACGGAAACAACACAAAATACCCACCGCAGTGATTCGACTGGATGGTGTCCAGAATGTGCGACTATATCGCAATCTGATAGCCGAAAATGAAATGGACTATAATTTGGTGGCCGGTGTGAGATCGGCCAGATTGAATAACTACTTTGAGGCAAGAGAGAACTGGTGGGGCACCAAGGATACCGCATTCATAGAGGCTAAGATTTTCGACTTTGACAACTGGAACGACCATGCGGATGTCATATATCAGCCATTCCTGATCGAAGACAGCTACGATGCCAGTGTTTCTGTGGTTGTACCCTTCAATCAAGATCAAGAGATAGATTTGAGCACCTATAGAGGTGGTCGAGTGTATAAGGACTTGTTATTGACGAAACAGAGTACCCCCTACTATATATCCTCTGATATCACGGTTATGCCCGGCAAAACGTTGACTATAAACCATGGCGTCACAATGGAATTCGAACCGAACGTGGGAATATTGGTTTTGGGTACACTAGTGGCCATTGGATACAGGGAATCGCCTATCGTGATGAGGCCCTTTAGAAATGCCACCAGGGAATCTCTGATCGATGTTCAGCCCAAGAAACGGGCTCTGGAGGATATGAGTGCTCCGCTCACCGAATTCGATTCCATAAGACTGTGCACCAGTGCCAACAACTGCACAGGAGATGCCGACGGATTGTTCGGATTGAATGAGGGCTTTTTGGAGTACTTCAATCACACCACTCTTCAGTGGGTGCCTATTTGCGACAGCAGATTCACGGAGCGGAACGCTCAAGTTGTTTGTCGCGAACTGGGCTATGATCCTCTGAATGTTTACTATGGTCATGATCGCAGGATAGAGTTCCACACGAACTCACTGACGCGAATTTGGTCATGGGTGCAACCATTGGAGTGTCGAGGTGACGAGGAGAGAATGGAGGATTGTGCGGAGCGATTGAATGGTCAACTTTATGGACATCGCCACGAATGCCGTTGGGACGACGTATTCGTCTTTGTCAGCTGCAATGGCATTGCTGACGATGAAGTTTATTGGGGTGGCATAAGATTCGCCAACTCCAAGTTCGAGGAAATCCAATATGAACATCGTTTGCACAACACTAGGTCACATGCGCGGTTGCCACTGAGGGACAGTCAGTTGGAGTTCGTCAGGATCGAACAGGCAGGCATACTGCATAATCACAAAGCCGCTGCCATTCAAGCCATTCACAAGAACCCATCCATAACCTCGGTGAGCATAGAAAACTCGGCTAACCATGGCATAAACATGATTGCACCCAGTGGTAAACTGAATTTGAATCACTTGAACATTAACAATACTTTGGGAACCGGAATTAGCATTGTATCGCTGAGTGGCGAGGGCCGCGATAGCGATGAATCTAGTTTTACGCCCTTGAAGAAGTTGGATCTCCCATATAAGCTCTTCTCGCTGGTGGACATTTGCGATCCCCAAAAGGTGCTGACCATCGAAGAACGCATGCTGATCTACTACAAGTATGATAACAATCCAGTGAACTGTGTGAAGATCTTCACCTCCGCTTTTCGAGCTAAGCCAATCGGTTTCAGATTGCTGCAATCCAATTTGTTCAATCACTCCAAGTTGTATGGCAGAACCGATTTTATCAAGTTGTACGACGGTGATATCTACAATGTGACTGCCACTTATTTGGGTAAAATCGAATCTGATACGGATAATCAAAGATCGTTCTTCAAGACCAAGGGCCCAACGATGAGTCTCCAGTTGGTGGCTAGTGGTGCTCCCGAAACACATGGTTTTATCGCCGAGGTCGTCACTGTGCCCATTTCCACTTTGGGTCAAT ATCGCGATGCCTTGCACAATATCACAGATACTCATATCTCAGGTGCGATCAAAGGGGCGGTTACGTACTCTTCCGCCGGTGAGGTCACGCCCACCTTGACCTTAATTGGCAATCGGATAGAAAAGAATTGCCGACAATTGTATGGCAATTTCTCCACCTGCGCTTCAGCTCTGAATTTGGATGTGCAGAACATGAATTCGTTGTATTTTATG AACAACCTGGTAACAGAAAATCAAGGTGGTCTTCGGATTAGAGCTGATTCCCGAGGTTCAGCCACCTCACTTCGTGGCTTTGTTCATCACAATCTCTTCATGAGGAATCGCAATCGTCCAGCTCTGTTCGTCGAAGGCAGACAATCCTCGCCGTATCAAGAAGTGGAGCTTTATCGCAACTACTTTGCCCAGAATATGGCTGGTTACGAGGATGTGATAAGATTGTGCCAAGTGGTATCCAACTTTAGCTATAACTATGTGCACAGCAATGTGGGAGGCAGAATCATGGAGGTTTCTGGCTTCGAAAAGGTGCGGTTGCAGATCTATCAGACAACGGCTCACAATGGTTTCTACAG gAATTTTGCCACCAACTGGATGACCAGGGCAACAATTGTGGCCGGAACGGCTGGCCAGCAATATGTGGATAATATTTTCGAGAACCACGAAAACGACTATGAGCTGCTCACAGTCAACAATTCCAT TTTGAGTTTTGACTATGAAAACAG GACCTTTGAAACCTGGAGCTCCAAGATCGACGCTCGTCACAATTATTGGAGCTATAATAATAGCATCTCCGTTCAGTCTCGTATTAGAGATAAATCAG ATGATCCTATGCTACTGGAGGTCTTAGCCGTGCCCTTCCAAATGAACAATGAGACAATACTGGACGGTAAATGTCCTCCAGGTTGGGCACTGGTCCATGACACCTGCTTCATCTACGTGGGAGCTCCCATGACTTTCCACGAAGCTCGAGACTTCTGTCGCTCGGAGAACTCCACAATGCCCTTCCTACGCACCGATAAGACTACGCTATGGAAGTATTTGCAGAGCCAGATGCGACACCTGAAATATCCGGATAAGGTTTGGATTCAGGACTATAATCACATCGATCGCTGCACGAACTTTGTGTTTGGGGAAATCGAAATCGAGGATTGCAACAAGGAGCGCGGTTTCATTTGCGAATCGGATCCCAGG GTTATCATTGATCCTCTGTCCTGGCGAGCAGACATCTTTGCCATCAGTATTATCTCAGCCTTTGTTCTTGCCATTATATTGCTGATCCTGGTGGCCTTCTGTTGGTTCGCTAAATCAAAACATCGGCACACCCAACGACTCCAGAGGAGAAACAGCATTCGCCAAAGTCTTCGCAGCTTGAACAGCATCGATCCACAGGGTTCCCTTCGCAGAAGACCCAATTAT AATATGTCCAGCAATGGAACATTGTCCAAGGGTCAGGACTACAAGCAGATGGTGGCCAATGGTTCCATAGATTCCATGGACAAAAGTGTGTTGAGCTCGGAAGCTGGTAGCTTTGAGGGCTACGAACAGAAGCCCCACTACAATGAGTATGTGAATCAGAATGCCCTGAGACCAGCACAGCCTGCACAGGATCATCAGAGCCACAAGGTGGCCACCATTTCCAAGGCAAGTGGCCACAGGGCGAGagccgctgcagctgcagctgcggcCTTGGAGCCCGACGCCTTTGAGTTAAGCTACCGCAACGAAGGATTCCGGGATAACTCCACCTACGGTGGCAACACGCGAGCCAATTCCATTAGTACCAGTGTGGCAGAGGACACGCCAATCATACATCACACAGATCAGGAGATCGATGAGGGTGGTTCCGATTACTATGGAAATGCGAGCACCTTGCCACTTCGAACCGAGGGGGGCACTCCGGCTGGAAGGCGTGGCCAACCCGGCTTGGCCTTTCTTAGCGAACTCAAACAGAACCTGCCCGAGTACCAAAGAAGCTCGCACAGCAGTTTCATGCCCCACCGAAGCAGCGGCGACTCCCTGCCCTTTGATCAAAAGCTAGATCAATTCAACTACTCCACAGAGTCCTCACTGTACCGCCCAGCGCCTGCGGTTCCCAGTAGTCAGCAGGCAACACCGGCGGACATGCGACGTCCGGACTCGTACTATACTGCCGTCAGGAGTAGCAAAGCTCCAGTATCACATTACCGGACACCGAGGCCACTGGCACAGCCACCGGCCGCACCAAATGTGGCGCCCTCGGGTGGACCGGCGCAACGGCGTCCCAAGACGGTTTACCAAACCGCATCCGAGGAGTCGTCCCCAACGACACCGTCACCACTGACCAATCAGTACCACCGCTCCAAGTCGGAGGCTCTGCTCGAAACAGATTTCGATGGAGATGGAGGATCGGCTGGTCTGCAGCCACTGCAAACAAACGGACGAAGTCACAGTCAGCCCCTGGAAACGGCCATGTGA